From one Desulfurellaceae bacterium genomic stretch:
- the carB gene encoding carbamoyl-phosphate synthase large subunit has product MPKRTDLDAILLIGSGPIIIGQACEFDYSGTQACKALKSEGYRVILVNSNPATIMTDPEFADRTYIEPLRPEVVEKIIADERPDALLPTIGGQTGLNLAIDLAEAGVLDRYGVELIGAKLPAIKKAEDRDLFKAAMQRIGLDLPRSGYAHSYREAEQVLAQLGLPLIVRPSRTLGGAGGGIVESMDDFRRLVEWGLDSSPSTEVLIEESIAGWKEFELEVMRDTKDNVVIICSIENLDPMGVHTGDSITVAPAQTLTDKEYQLMRDAALRIIREVGVDTGGSNIQFAVDPGSGRMVVIEMNPRVSRSSALASKATGFPIAKIAAKLAVGYTLDEIPNDITRETPASFEPTLDYVVVKMPRFTFDKFPQADSALGPQMKSVGEAMAIGRTFKEALQKALRSLEIGSYGLDERIEKSKVKSQKSKGKDQESEGRPELLQHVRDYLRTPRADRLWYVAEALRLGMSVEELYRITGIDPWFLDNLVQILDFEAGLKADGLGLERPDVLRKAKEMGFSDCRLAELVGRSEAEVRGLREQHAVTPVYKTVDTCAAEFVAHTPYLYSSYEGEDEAGPTTRRKVMILGGGPNRIGQGIEFDYCCVHAAFALKDDGFETIMVNCNPETVSTDYDTSDKLYFEPLTLEDVLSIVRTERPFGVIVQFGGQTPLKLAVPLERAGVPILGTSPDSIDRAEDRERFRAVLDKLGLRQPPNGIARSAVEALRIAEHISYPTLVRPSYVLGGRAMQIVYDQASLKRYMREAVSVSPEHPVLIDKFLDDATEVDVDAVSDGRSVVIGGIMEHIELAGVHSGDSACSLPPRNLSPAVQDEIRRQTVLLATELGVVGLINIQFAVQDHTVYVLEVNPRASRTVPFVSKAIGQPLAKIAARVMAGKTLAELGYTHEIVPDHVSVKEAVFPFIKFPGVDTVLGPEMKSTGEVMGIDAAFGVAFAKAQTAAGTVLPMHGQALLSVRDQDKAASLRVARRLAENGFQLMATRGTAAYLRRAGLSVESVNKVKEGSPHIVDAIQAGQIALVINTTDGMQSLADSFSIRRSALECRVPYFTTVAGADAAAEGISRLRHGLLAVKPVQEYHAQGNEG; this is encoded by the coding sequence AGGCCGGGGTGCTCGATCGCTATGGGGTGGAGCTGATCGGCGCCAAGCTGCCGGCGATCAAAAAGGCCGAAGACCGGGATTTGTTCAAGGCCGCCATGCAGCGCATCGGGCTCGACCTGCCGCGTAGCGGCTATGCCCACTCCTACCGGGAGGCCGAGCAGGTCTTGGCGCAGCTCGGCCTGCCGCTGATCGTCCGCCCGTCCCGGACTCTGGGCGGGGCCGGCGGCGGGATTGTCGAGTCCATGGACGACTTCCGACGCCTGGTCGAGTGGGGGCTGGACAGCTCGCCGAGCACCGAGGTGCTGATCGAAGAGTCGATCGCGGGCTGGAAAGAGTTTGAGCTTGAGGTCATGCGCGACACCAAGGACAATGTCGTCATTATCTGCTCAATCGAAAACCTCGACCCCATGGGCGTCCACACCGGCGACTCGATAACGGTTGCGCCGGCCCAGACCCTGACCGACAAGGAGTATCAGCTGATGCGGGACGCGGCCCTGCGGATTATCCGCGAGGTCGGGGTGGATACCGGCGGCTCAAACATCCAGTTTGCGGTCGATCCCGGCAGCGGCCGGATGGTGGTCATTGAGATGAACCCGCGCGTCTCGCGCTCGTCGGCCCTGGCCAGCAAGGCGACCGGCTTTCCGATTGCCAAGATTGCGGCCAAGCTGGCGGTCGGCTACACGCTCGACGAGATTCCGAACGACATCACGCGCGAAACGCCGGCCAGTTTTGAACCCACGCTCGACTATGTGGTGGTCAAGATGCCGCGCTTTACCTTTGACAAATTTCCCCAGGCCGATAGCGCGCTGGGCCCCCAGATGAAGTCGGTCGGCGAGGCCATGGCGATCGGTCGGACGTTCAAGGAGGCCTTGCAGAAGGCGCTGCGGTCCCTGGAGATCGGCAGCTACGGGCTTGATGAGCGGATTGAAAAGTCAAAAGTCAAAAGTCAAAAGTCAAAGGGCAAAGACCAGGAGTCTGAGGGCCGACCGGAGCTTCTTCAGCACGTCCGCGACTATCTGCGTACCCCCCGGGCCGACCGCCTGTGGTATGTGGCCGAGGCGCTGCGCCTGGGCATGTCGGTCGAGGAGTTGTACCGGATCACCGGGATTGATCCGTGGTTCCTGGATAACCTTGTGCAGATCCTCGACTTTGAGGCCGGGCTCAAGGCCGACGGCCTCGGCCTTGAGCGGCCGGACGTGCTGCGGAAAGCCAAGGAGATGGGCTTTTCGGACTGTCGTCTGGCCGAGCTGGTCGGCCGCAGCGAGGCCGAGGTGCGCGGTCTGCGCGAACAGCACGCCGTCACCCCGGTGTATAAAACGGTCGATACCTGTGCGGCCGAATTTGTGGCCCACACGCCGTATCTGTACTCCAGCTATGAGGGTGAGGACGAGGCCGGACCGACGACGCGTCGTAAGGTGATGATTCTGGGCGGCGGTCCCAACCGGATCGGTCAGGGCATTGAGTTTGACTACTGCTGCGTTCACGCCGCCTTTGCCCTCAAGGACGACGGCTTTGAGACCATCATGGTCAACTGTAACCCGGAGACGGTCAGCACGGATTACGACACCTCGGACAAACTCTATTTTGAGCCGCTCACGCTTGAGGACGTGCTGAGCATCGTGCGGACCGAGCGCCCGTTCGGGGTGATTGTCCAGTTCGGCGGACAGACACCGCTCAAGCTGGCCGTGCCGCTCGAACGGGCCGGGGTGCCTATCCTGGGCACCAGCCCTGACTCCATCGACCGGGCCGAAGATCGGGAACGTTTCAGAGCCGTGCTCGACAAGCTCGGCCTGCGCCAGCCGCCCAACGGCATCGCCCGTTCGGCTGTGGAAGCGCTGCGGATTGCCGAGCACATCAGCTATCCCACCTTGGTCCGGCCGTCCTACGTGTTGGGTGGGCGGGCCATGCAGATTGTGTACGACCAGGCCAGCCTGAAGCGCTATATGCGTGAGGCGGTCTCGGTCTCGCCCGAACATCCGGTCTTGATCGACAAGTTTCTGGACGACGCCACCGAGGTCGATGTGGACGCGGTCAGCGACGGTCGCAGCGTGGTCATCGGCGGCATTATGGAGCATATCGAGCTGGCCGGGGTCCACTCCGGCGACAGCGCCTGCTCGCTGCCGCCCCGCAATCTGTCGCCTGCGGTCCAGGACGAGATCCGGCGCCAGACCGTACTGCTGGCCACCGAGCTGGGCGTGGTGGGCCTGATCAATATCCAGTTTGCCGTCCAGGACCACACCGTCTACGTGCTGGAGGTCAACCCGCGCGCCTCGCGCACGGTGCCGTTTGTGAGCAAGGCCATCGGCCAGCCGCTGGCCAAGATCGCCGCCCGCGTCATGGCCGGTAAGACCCTGGCCGAACTCGGCTATACCCACGAGATTGTGCCCGACCACGTCAGCGTCAAAGAGGCGGTTTTTCCCTTTATCAAATTCCCTGGAGTGGATACCGTGCTGGGCCCGGAGATGAAATCGACCGGCGAGGTGATGGGCATTGACGCCGCGTTTGGCGTGGCCTTTGCCAAAGCCCAGACTGCGGCCGGCACGGTGTTGCCGATGCACGGCCAAGCCCTGCTCAGCGTCAGGGATCAGGATAAGGCTGCCAGCCTGAGGGTCGCTCGGCGCCTGGCCGAAAACGGTTTCCAGCTGATGGCGACCCGGGGCACCGCCGCCTACCTGCGCCGGGCCGGCCTTAGCGTTGAGAGCGTCAATAAGGTCAAGGAAGGCTCGCCCCACATCGTTGACGCCATACAGGCCGGGCAGATCGCCCTGGTCATCAATACCACCGACGGGATGCAGTCGCTGGCCGACTCCTTTTCCATCCGCCGCAGCGCCCTGGAGTGTCGCGTGCCGTATTTTACCACCGTTGCCGGTGCCGACGCGGCGGCCGAGGGCATCAGCCGCCTGCGCCACGGTTTGCTGGCCGTCAAGCCGGTGCAGGAGTATCACGCGCAGGGCAACGAGGGGTGA